A portion of the Ricinus communis isolate WT05 ecotype wild-type chromosome 10, ASM1957865v1, whole genome shotgun sequence genome contains these proteins:
- the LOC8283811 gene encoding uncharacterized protein LOC8283811, which produces MKLSTKPISSPGRAEKYPPPLMRFLRSNVGSRSRGRSRSSPMFVRKKNAAIETQEPTSPKVTCMGQVRVKRSKQPKNRTGTGKNKSRCKWIKNALFCRHFSKKLLKPKCSRPSLRKWVLFFHVGFRRKSKTREDCEKIEPKFSNTSQDLDQESVEVEEDEEEKNEAKVYVSTAITPPRNALLLTRSRSAPYRSSSLASRFWGSPLSSKETEKKERTEQHSTEEEEEDEEDEDDSTTSKRELLCKEPDQESRLHQETEEKTSFSKDFEGPITSVRERISRIEEFKREEDGTVHPLILTRCKSEPARIAEKLDPEISFWKKRRDTISYTSSGPHWFHKLLSSSPSFISH; this is translated from the exons atgaaactatcAACAAAACCCATATCAAGTCCGGGTCGGGCAGAGAAGTATCCACCACCATTGATGAGGTTTCTGAGAAGCAATGTTGGTAGCAGAAGCAGAGGAAGGTCACGTTCAAGTCCTATGTTTGTTAGAAAAAAGAACGCAGCTATTGAAACCCAAGAACCCACTTCTCCAAAAGTCACTTGCATGGGTCAGGTTAGAGTCAAGCGTTCTAAACAACCCAAGAACCGAACTGGAACCGGTAAAAATAAAAGCCGATGTAAATGGATCAAGAACGCACTGTTTTGCCGCCATTTTAGTAAGAAATTACTCAAGCCTAAATGCTCGAGACCCTCTTTGCGTAAATGGGTATTGTTCTTTCATGTTGGTTTTAGAAGAAAAAGCAAGACCAGAGAAGATTGTGAAAAGATTGAACCAAAATTTAGTAACACGAGTCAAGATTTAGATCAAGAAAGTGTAGaagtagaagaagatgaagaagaaaaaaatgaagctAAAGTTTATGTTTCTACAGCCATTACACCACCAAGGAATGCTCTGTTGTTAACAAGAAGCAGATCTGCACCTTATAGATCTTCATCTTTAGCTAGTAGATTTTGGGGGTCACCTCTAAGTAGTAAAGAAACAGAGAAAAAAGAGCGCACAGAGCAACACAGcacagaagaagaagaagaagatgaagaagatgaagatgataGTACAACTTCAAAAAGGGAGTTGCTTTGTAAAGAACCTGATCAAGAATCAAGATTACATCAAGAAACTGAAGAAAAGACTAGTTTTTCCAAAGACTTTGAAGGTCCAATTACTTCAGTTAGAGAAAGAATTTCAAGAATTGAAGAATTTAAAAGAGAGGAAGATGGCACTGTACATCCTTTGATACTCACAAGGTGTAAATCAGAACCAGCAAGAATTGCTGAGAAGCTTGATCCAGAGATTAGTTTCTGGAAGAAGAGAAG GGACACCATTTCTTATACTTCTTCAGGACCACATTGGTTTCATAAACTTCTTAGCAGCAGCCCGTCATTCATTTCTCACTAG
- the LOC8283814 gene encoding importin subunit alpha-9, translated as MAEEGLTSLKREPIKSSVGNVAAQKRKQNAVAVGKERRESLVRAKRLCRVGTSGDSDSEMIIDEEQSILDAQTSSAVEELKSAVAFQGKGAMQKKVGALRELRRLLSRSEFPPIEAAIKAGAIILLVQCLSFGSPDEQLLEAAWCLTNIAAGKPEETKALLPALPLLIAHLGERSSSPVAEQCAWALGNVAGEGEDLRNVLLSQGALPPLARMMLPNRGSTVRTAAWALSNLIKGPDPKAATELIRVDGVLDAIVRHLRKADEELATEVAWAVVYLSALSNVATSMLVKSDVLQLLIQRLATSNSLQLLIPVLRSLGNLIAGDSHTISAVLLPGIEITDSIIAVLVKCLKSEHRVLKKEAAWVLSNIAAGSVEHKQLIYCSEAVPLLLRLLSTAPFDLRKEVAYVLGNLCVAPAEGTGKPDLILEHLVSLVSRGCLPGFIDLVRSVDAEAARLGLQFIELVLRGMPNGEGPKLVEQENGIEAMERFQFHENEDLRNMANGLVDRYFGEDYGLTELTD; from the exons ATGGCCGAAGAGGGATTAACTTCTCTGAAAAGAGAGCCTATCAAATCTTCag TTGGAAATGTTGCGGCACAGAAGAGAAAGCAGAACGCAGTGGCTGTGGGGAAGGAAAGGAGAGAATCATTGGTTCGAGCAAAGCGTTTATGCAGAGTGGGAACTAGTGGTGATAGTGATAGTGAGATGATAATTGATGAAGAGCAATCTATTCTTGATGCTCAGACTTCTTCGGCTGTCGAGGAGTTGAAATCTGCTGTTGCTTTCCA AGGAAAAGGTGCAATGCAAAAGAAAGTTGGCGCACTTCGTGAACTAAGGCGTTTGTTGTCAAGATCTGAATTCCCTCCAATTGAAGCTGCTATTAAAGCTGGAGCAATCATCTTACTTGTGCAGTGTCTTTCATTTGGCTCTCCTGATGAGCAG TTGCTTGAGGCAGCTTGGTGCCTAACAAACATTGCAGCAGGAAAACCAGAAGAAACAAAGGCATTACTGCCTGCATTACCATTGCTTATTGCACATCTTGGAG AAAGAAGTTCCTCGCCTGTTGCTGAGCAGTGTGCATGGGCATTGGGAAATGTTGCTGGTGAAGGAGAAGATTTGAGAAATGTTTTGCTATCTCAAGGAGCCTTACCCCCACTTGCTAGAATGATGCTGCCAAACAGGGGTTCAACCGTCAGAACAGCTGCTTGGGCATTATCGAACCTAATCAAG GGACCAGATCCTAAGGCTGCAACAGAACTTATTAGAGTTGATGGAGTACTGGATGCGATAGTTCGGCACTTAAGAAAAGC GGATGAGGAGTTGGCAACTGAAGTAGCATGGGCAGTCGTGTATCTTTCTGCACTTTCAAATGTTGCTACCAGTATGCTGGTGAAAAGTGATGTTCTTCAATTGCTGATCCAAAGATTAGCAACATCAAATAGCTTGCAATTGCTTATTCCG GTCCTACGAAGTTTAGGTAATCTTATAGCTGGTGATTCACACACAATCTCTGCTGTCCTTCTTCCTGGAATAGAGATCACAG ATAGTATCATTGCGGTTTTAGTAAAATGTTTGAAGAGTGAGCACAGAGTCTTGAAGAAG GAAGCTGCATGGGTGTTATCTAATATAGCTGCTGGTTCAGTTGAGCATAAGCAGTTGATTTATTGTAGTGAGGCAGTACCATTATTATTGCGCCTTCTTTCAACTGCACCTTTTGatttaagaaaagaagtaGCTTATGTTTTGGGTAACCTTTGTGTTGCCCCAGCAGAAGGTACTGGAAAGCCAGATCTGATTCTAGAGCACTTAGTTTCCCTGGTTAGTAGAGGATGCCTTCCTGGTTTTATCGACTTGGTTAGATCTGTAGATGCAGAAGCTGCAAGATTAGGTCTTCAGTTCATAGAGCTG GTTCTGAGGGGGATGCCAAATGGTGAGGGCCCAAAGCTCGTGGAACAAGAGAATGGAATTGAAGCAATGGAAAGATTTCAGTTCCATGAGAATGAAGACCTAAGAAATATGGCTAATGGTTTAGTTGATAGATACTTTGGCGAGGACTACGGGCTTACTGAATTGACTGATTGA
- the LOC8283815 gene encoding beta-1,4-xylosyltransferase IRX9 — protein sequence MGSVERSKKKVQLWKKAVVHFSLCFVMGFFTGFAPTAKSSIFSSHISLSNKPQFSPQPTEMPHPAVTPLPGSNVNKATVVSDQTPVPVQRENQEEEVEREEEEEEEEEPKLAPRKLIIIITPTSTLVRYQKVFLRRLANTIKLVPPPLLWIVVEGQTDSNEVSEMLRKTGIMYRHLVSKENFTDIRAELDHQRNVALRHLEQHRLSGIVHFASLSNVYDLAFFDELRDIEGFGTWPMALLSPNKNKVIIEGPICDSSQVIGWHLKKMNNNNQTDARPPIHISSFAFNSSILWDPERWGRPSSVPHTSQNSIKFVKQVALEDETKLKGIPPEECSKIMLWQLKFPIEKESYDPLSNVASDGNSDEGDKSRR from the exons ATGGGGTCTGTAGAAAGATCAAAGAAGAAAGTACAGTTATGGAAGAAAGCTGTAGTTCATTTCTCTTTATGTTTTGTTATGGGGTTTTTCACAGGCTTTGCTCCTACTGCTAAATCTTCAATATTTTCAAGTCATATTTCTTTATCAAACAAGCCACAGTTCTCTCCACAACCAACTGAAATGCCTCATCCAGCAGTAACGCCGCTGCCTGGTAGCAATGTCAATAAGGCCACTGTGGTATCTGATCAAACTCCAGTGCCAGTTCAACGTGAAAATCAAGAAGAGGAAGTAGAacgagaagaagaagaagaagaagaagaagaacccaAATTGGCACCAAGGAAACTAATAATCATTATCACACCAACGAGTACTTTGGTTCGGTATCAAAAGGTATTTTTGAGGAGATTAGCCAATACTATAAAGTTGGTTCCCCCACCATTGTTGTGGATTGTCGTGGAAGGGCAAACAGACTCGAATGAAGTATCTGAGATGCTTAGGAAAACAGGTATTATGTACAGGCATTTGGTGTCAAAGGAGAATTTTACTGATATACGAGCTGAATTGGATCATCAAAGGAATGTTGCTCTTAGACATCTTGAGCAACACAGACTTAGTGGGATTGTTCATTTTGCTAGCCTTTCCAATGTCTATGATCTTGCCTTCTTTGATGAGCTCAGAGATATTGA GGGTTTTGGGACATGGCCGATGGCATTACTATCACCAAACAAGAATAAGGTGATAATTGAAGGACCAATATGTGATTCATCACAAGTTATAGGATGGCAtctaaagaaaatgaacaatAATAATCAAACGGATGCAAGGCCTCCAATTCACATTTCAAGTTTTGCATTCAATAGTTCTATTCTCTGGGATCCTGAGAGATGGGGTCGCCCTTCCTCCGTTCCACATACTTCACAG AATTCAATCAAGTTTGTGAAACAAGTAGCACTTGAAGATGAGACAAAGTTAAAGGGAATCCCACCAGAAGAGTGCTCCAAAATCATGCTTTGGCAGCTTAAATTTCCCATTGAAAAAGAATCATATGATCCTCTCTCAAATGTTGCATCTGATGGGAATAGTGATGAAGGAGATAAATcaagaagataa
- the LOC8283813 gene encoding lipid phosphate phosphatase gamma — MDHPPLKAVTLTHVRYQRGDQLGHFLAWISLIPVFISLCGFVCHFIFRRELQGVFFAIGLMISQFISGLIKKSVQQARPETCILLEMCDSHGWPSSHSQYMFFFAVYFTLLTFRGIGLTEVKNKWAACFLPWSLAVLTMYSRVYLGYHSIAQVFAGAILGTLLGSVWFWFVNYKAIHFFPVIEESSFGKMFYVKDTSHIKNVLEFEYENARRARKEMAAKYN, encoded by the coding sequence ATGGACCATCCACCACTAAAGGCAGTAACTCTGACTCACGTCAGATACCAAAGAGGAGACCAATTAGGGCATTTTCTGGCTTGGATTTCACTAATTCCAGTGTTTATATCCCTGTGCGGATTTGTTTGTCATTTTATCTTCCGTCGCGAATTGCAAGGCGTGTTCTTCGCGATTGGACTTATGATCTCACAATTCATCAGCGGATTAATCAAGAAATCAGTTCAACAAGCTCGTCCGGAAACTTGTATACTTCTCGAGATGTGCGATTCTCATGGCTGGCCTTCTAGTCATTCACAGTACATGTTCTTTTTCGCTGTCTACTTTACTCTTTTAACCTTTAGAGGGATTGGATTAACTGAGGTTAAAAACAAGTGGGCTGCATGTTTCTTGCCCTGGTCACTCGCTGTTTTGACCATGTATTCCAGGGTATATTTGGGATATCATTCCATTGCGCAAGTGTTTGCTGGGGCTATTTTGGGGACTTTGCTTGGTTCCGTTTGGTTTTGGTTTGTTAATTATAAAGCTATTCATTTTTTCCCGGTTATTGAAGAGAGTAGTTTTGGGAAGATGTTTTATGTCAAGGATACTTCTCATATAAAGAATGTGTTGGaatttgagtatgagaatgcTAGAAGAGCTCGAAAGGAGATGGCTGCCAAGTACAATTAA
- the LOC8283812 gene encoding uncharacterized protein LOC8283812 — protein sequence MWQLLLAAAVAGSTGFVAKHLLHHHDEHSKDNQEPPQDSIATPDVVNDANKQCGFGTSFDQSVFRFSSSASSSSASKKIRKNSAIKGRRLKFGTLNEKENQRSTASQGSARRFAVCLKKRRTAKCGPTVSSNKETTLFGWGLGVGIMYMMSAGKSEISKLSNAMDETSKVVQELRTELYKRKSARSEGISFKHNQQMVNGSGTEDRDPKDIKVDDIECPSSVLTEEPDPQVLNMDQLEAELASELQKLPWSDTETSGNEGGPSMVKNEVSSGGILEVKEQSPVSYQCHGILPSELDQKLCHLLIEQQENQIEELESELHTAQSKLNEKEAELQALKDCVRRLTEFSLSTVSDDEPEIQVAQDCISEWDNNNKIESQSEPRKSVVGMKRPIDSA from the exons atgtgGCAACTTCTATTAGCAGCAGCAGTAGCAGGATCCACTGGCTTCGTGGCCAAGCACTTACTTCACCACCACGATGAACATTCCAAAGACAATCAAGAACCTCCTCAGGACTCGATTGCCACTCCTGATGTTGTAAATGATGCTAATAAACAGTGTGGATTCGGTACCAGTTTCGATCAGAGTGTTTTTAGGTTTTCCAGCTCTGCTTCTTCTTCGTCTGctagtaaaaaaattaggaAGAACTCGGCGATTAAGGGCCGCCGATTGAAGTTTGGTACTTTGAATGAGAAGGAGAATCAGAGATCTACTGCCAGCCAAGGGAGTGCCCGCCGATTTGCTGTTTGTTTGAAGAAGCGAAGAACTGCTAAATGTGGACCAACGGTTTCTTCTAATAAag AAACTACTTTGTTTGGATGGGGACTTGGTGTAGGCATCATGTACATGATGTCAGCTGGGAAATCTGAGATCAGTAAGCTTAGCAATGCTATGGATGAGACTTCAAAAGTTGTTCAGGAGTTAAGAACAGAGCTTTACAAACGAAAATCCGCCCGCTCTGAAGGTATAAGCTTTAAGCATAATCAACAAATGGTAAATGGTTCTGGCACCGAAGATAGAGACCCCAAAGATATCAAAGTCGATGATATTGAATGCCCAAGTAGTGTTCTCACTGAAGAACCAGATCCACAGGTTCTCAACATGGATCAACTGGAAGCAGAACTTGCTTCTGAATTGCAAAAACTTCCATGGTCTGACACTGAAACTTCTGGAAATGAAGGAGGACCAAGTATGGTCAAG AATGAGGTTTCGTCTGGTGGGATTCTTGAAGTGAAAGAGCAGAGCCCTGTCTCTTACCAATGCCACGGAATCCTGCCATCTGAACTTGATCAGAAACTGTGCCATTTGCTCATTGAACAACAGGAAAACCAAATTGAGGAGTTGGAATCCGAATTACATACGGCCCAATCCAAACTCAATGAGAAGGAAGCTGAACTCCAAGCGTTGAAGGACTGTGTAAGACGGCTGACTGAATTCTCTCTGTCAACCGTATCAG ATGATGAACCTGAGATACAAGTAGCGCAGGACTGTATCAGTGAATGGGACAACAATAACAAAATTGAATCTCAATCTGAGCCAAGGAAATCAGTGGTTGGAATGAAAAGACCTATCGACTCTGCATAG